The following proteins are encoded in a genomic region of Streptomyces collinus Tu 365:
- a CDS encoding Zn-ribbon domain-containing OB-fold protein: protein MVTGWFTGEGDDFRLLGTRCASCRTVFFPREDTHCRNPHCAGDDLEEVPLSRTGRIWSYTDSHYRPPSPYVSDPELPWEPYALIAVELEAERIVVLGQAAPGVTVAALTVGMEVEVVPGVLHEDARTAWTTWHWRPRGAAV from the coding sequence GTGGTCACCGGCTGGTTCACCGGCGAGGGGGACGACTTCCGGCTCCTCGGCACACGGTGCGCGTCCTGTCGCACGGTCTTCTTCCCGCGCGAGGACACCCACTGCCGCAACCCGCACTGTGCCGGTGACGACCTAGAAGAGGTCCCGCTGTCACGAACCGGCCGGATCTGGTCGTACACGGACAGCCACTACCGCCCTCCGTCACCCTATGTGAGCGATCCGGAACTTCCGTGGGAGCCGTACGCGTTGATCGCGGTGGAGCTGGAGGCCGAGCGGATCGTGGTGCTGGGGCAGGCGGCTCCCGGGGTCACCGTCGCCGCTCTGACGGTGGGCATGGAGGTCGAGGTCGTCCCGGGCGTGCTCCACGAGGACGCGCGGACGGCCTGGACCACCTGGCACTGGCGGCCGAGGGGGGCGGCGGTATGA
- a CDS encoding glycoside hydrolase family 31 protein, translating to MDGRDLVRSVSVVGSGRAAQGLRTVRSAWRRRRIDAAGLPPRGAERARVPGQVREAEPGPGGGVIRFGRSELRVTVAVNGAVFWGWDGAEPEPSYALAVGCPEPDPRAVLEPDKDGGWRVVAERVTVVVSRHGGLDVCTPGGVVLRRDLPPRWWEPVGGGAARWMQRSEVAADARFFGLGGRAGGPRLRDGSYRLWNSDPGRAFGPGDDPLYLTMPMQLVVADAGAHLVFHDNTWDGTVTLREGEEGAGSGHDRPGRCEVRMEGGPVRGWVIVGTPARVLHTWASLTGAPALPPAWALGHHHARWGFGSEHEVRRIVAGYQERGLPLDSVHLDIDHYEDHQVFTVDQRRFPKLPGLADELRRDGIRLVSIIDPAVRAAPGNAVYDSGSVLDAFVRDASGRTVRGEVWAGESVFPDFTHARVRKWWGDLYEERLDQGFAGFWHDMNEPTSFSAFGEPTLPRSARHALEGRGGDHREAHNVYALCMARAGYEGLRELSPHERPFLFSRSGWAGAHRYGGTWSGDVATGWPGLRASLSLVLGLGLCGVPYSGPDVGGHDGVPSPELYLRWFQLGAYLPLFRTHAGPRAGRREPWEFGPQVLEHAREALLERRRLMPYFVTLAQLARRTGAPYVRPLWWAAPEDRALRDCEDAFLLGDCLLVAPVLDPGVERRAVRLPRGRWYDTLTGTPYEGPAQVLVDAPLSRTPVFAHAGAVLPVRGEDGGTELEVWAPAPGRTGGGLVVPDAGDGWEVAEIERYVARRLGRRVVVTREREDGPEEPSYPVRVRGLG from the coding sequence ATGGACGGTCGTGACCTGGTGCGTTCGGTGAGTGTGGTCGGTTCGGGGCGGGCTGCTCAGGGGTTGCGCACCGTACGGTCCGCCTGGCGCAGGAGGCGTATCGACGCCGCCGGGCTGCCGCCCCGGGGAGCGGAGCGGGCCCGTGTGCCGGGGCAGGTCCGGGAGGCCGAGCCGGGGCCGGGCGGGGGTGTGATCCGGTTCGGCCGTTCGGAGCTGCGGGTCACCGTCGCGGTCAACGGGGCGGTCTTCTGGGGCTGGGACGGGGCGGAGCCGGAGCCGTCGTACGCGCTGGCGGTGGGCTGCCCGGAACCCGACCCGCGGGCGGTGCTGGAGCCGGACAAGGACGGCGGCTGGCGGGTGGTGGCCGAGCGGGTGACGGTCGTCGTCTCCCGGCACGGCGGGCTGGACGTGTGCACGCCGGGTGGTGTGGTGCTGCGGCGGGATCTGCCGCCTCGCTGGTGGGAGCCGGTCGGCGGGGGCGCTGCGCGCTGGATGCAGCGGTCCGAGGTGGCGGCGGACGCCCGGTTCTTCGGCCTGGGCGGGCGCGCGGGCGGGCCGCGGTTGCGGGACGGCTCGTACCGGCTGTGGAACTCCGATCCGGGGCGTGCGTTCGGTCCGGGTGACGATCCGCTGTACCTGACCATGCCCATGCAGCTGGTCGTGGCCGACGCCGGGGCCCACCTGGTGTTCCACGACAACACCTGGGACGGCACGGTGACGCTGCGGGAGGGCGAGGAGGGCGCGGGGTCCGGGCACGACCGTCCGGGGCGCTGCGAAGTGCGGATGGAGGGCGGCCCGGTGCGCGGCTGGGTGATCGTGGGGACCCCCGCGCGTGTGCTGCACACCTGGGCGTCGCTGACCGGTGCGCCCGCGCTGCCGCCGGCCTGGGCGCTGGGGCACCATCACGCGCGGTGGGGTTTCGGCAGTGAGCACGAGGTGCGCCGGATCGTCGCGGGCTACCAGGAGCGCGGTCTGCCGCTGGACTCCGTCCACCTGGACATCGACCACTACGAGGACCACCAGGTCTTCACCGTCGACCAGCGCCGCTTCCCGAAGCTGCCGGGGCTCGCGGACGAGCTCCGCCGGGACGGGATACGCCTGGTGTCGATCATCGATCCGGCGGTGCGGGCGGCGCCGGGCAACGCGGTGTACGACAGCGGGTCGGTGCTGGACGCGTTCGTCCGGGACGCATCGGGGCGGACGGTGCGGGGCGAGGTGTGGGCCGGCGAGTCGGTGTTCCCTGACTTCACGCACGCGCGCGTGCGCAAGTGGTGGGGCGACCTGTACGAGGAGCGGCTGGACCAGGGTTTCGCCGGCTTCTGGCACGACATGAACGAGCCGACGTCGTTCAGCGCGTTCGGGGAGCCCACGCTTCCGCGTTCGGCCCGGCACGCGCTGGAGGGGCGGGGCGGGGACCATCGGGAGGCGCACAACGTGTACGCGCTGTGCATGGCCCGGGCGGGTTACGAGGGGCTGCGCGAGCTGTCGCCCCATGAGCGGCCGTTCCTGTTCTCCCGGTCCGGCTGGGCGGGCGCGCACCGCTACGGCGGGACGTGGTCGGGGGACGTGGCGACGGGCTGGCCGGGGCTGCGGGCGTCACTGTCCCTGGTGCTGGGGCTGGGGCTGTGCGGGGTGCCGTACTCGGGTCCGGATGTCGGCGGCCACGACGGCGTCCCGTCGCCCGAGCTGTATCTGCGGTGGTTCCAGCTCGGTGCGTACCTGCCGCTGTTCCGCACGCACGCAGGTCCGCGGGCGGGGCGCAGGGAGCCGTGGGAGTTCGGTCCGCAGGTACTGGAGCACGCGCGCGAGGCGCTGCTCGAACGCCGGCGGCTCATGCCGTACTTCGTGACGCTGGCGCAGCTCGCCCGGCGCACCGGGGCGCCCTATGTGCGGCCGCTGTGGTGGGCGGCGCCGGAGGACCGGGCGCTGCGTGACTGCGAGGACGCGTTCCTGCTGGGTGACTGCCTGCTGGTGGCGCCGGTGCTGGATCCGGGTGTGGAGCGGCGGGCGGTGCGGCTGCCGCGGGGCCGCTGGTACGACACGCTGACGGGGACGCCGTACGAGGGGCCGGCGCAGGTGCTCGTGGACGCTCCGCTCTCGCGGACTCCGGTGTTCGCGCACGCGGGTGCGGTGCTGCCCGTGCGCGGGGAGGACGGCGGGACCGAGCTGGAGGTGTGGGCGCCCGCGCCGGGACGGACCGGGGGCGGCCTGGTGGTGCCGGACGCGGGCGACGGCTGGGAGGTGGCGGAGATCGAGCGCTATGTCGCGCGCAGGCTGGGCCGGCGGGTGGTCGTGACCCGGGAGCGGGAGGACGGCCCGGAGGAGCCGTCCTACCCGGTGCGCGTCCGGGGGCTCGGCTGA
- the ptsP gene encoding phosphoenolpyruvate--protein phosphotransferase → METTLRGVGVSHGVAIGEVRHMGTAVLEPPAKQIPAEEAAREQGRARQAVDAVAADLMARGNLAGGEAQAVLEAQAMMAQDPELMADVERRIAVGSTAERAVYDAFAAYRELLAGAGEYLAGRVADLDDVRNRIVARLLGVPMPGVPDSDQPYVLVARDLAPADTALLDPTLVLGFVTEEGGPTSHSAILARALGVPAVVALPHAGELAEGTVIAVDGSTGEIFVNPAEEKKAELRAAAAERKAALAASSGPGATADGHKVPLLANVGGPADVPAAVEAGAEGVGLFRTEFLFLDDSKSAPSVEKQVQAYRQVLEAFPEGRVVVRVLDAGADKPLDFLTPADEPNPALGVRGLRTLLDHPEVLRAQLTALARAAEGLPVYLEVMAPMVADRADAKAFADACREAGLRAKFGAMVEIPSAALRARSILQEVEFLSLGTNDLAQYTFAADRQVGAVSRLQDPWQPALLDLVALAAEAAKAEGKSCGVCGEAASDPLLACVLTGLGVTSLSMGAASIPYVRATLAKYTMAQCERAAAAARASDSAEEARGAAQAVLSGE, encoded by the coding sequence ATGGAGACAACGCTGCGAGGCGTCGGCGTGAGCCACGGTGTGGCGATCGGCGAGGTTCGGCACATGGGGACGGCGGTGCTCGAACCGCCGGCCAAGCAGATCCCGGCGGAAGAGGCGGCGCGCGAACAGGGCCGGGCGCGCCAGGCCGTGGACGCGGTCGCGGCCGACCTCATGGCGCGCGGCAATCTGGCGGGCGGTGAGGCCCAGGCCGTGCTCGAGGCGCAGGCCATGATGGCCCAGGATCCCGAGCTGATGGCGGACGTCGAGCGGCGGATCGCCGTGGGCAGCACGGCGGAGCGGGCGGTGTACGACGCCTTCGCGGCCTACCGCGAGCTGCTGGCCGGTGCCGGCGAGTACCTCGCCGGCCGCGTGGCCGACCTGGACGACGTGCGCAACCGCATCGTCGCCCGGCTGCTGGGCGTGCCGATGCCGGGTGTCCCGGACAGCGACCAGCCCTACGTGCTGGTGGCCCGTGACCTCGCCCCGGCCGACACGGCGCTGCTCGACCCCACCCTGGTGCTCGGTTTCGTCACCGAGGAGGGCGGGCCGACCAGTCACAGCGCGATCCTGGCGCGTGCGCTGGGCGTACCGGCCGTGGTGGCGCTGCCGCACGCCGGTGAGCTGGCCGAGGGCACGGTGATCGCCGTGGACGGCAGCACGGGCGAGATCTTCGTGAACCCGGCCGAGGAGAAGAAGGCGGAGCTGCGGGCGGCCGCCGCCGAGCGCAAGGCCGCGCTGGCCGCTTCGTCGGGTCCGGGTGCCACGGCCGACGGGCACAAGGTGCCGTTGCTGGCCAATGTCGGTGGTCCGGCGGACGTGCCGGCGGCGGTGGAGGCCGGGGCCGAGGGCGTCGGTCTGTTCCGCACCGAGTTCCTCTTCCTGGACGACAGCAAGAGCGCGCCGTCCGTGGAGAAGCAGGTGCAGGCCTACCGGCAGGTGCTGGAGGCGTTCCCCGAGGGCCGGGTGGTCGTGCGGGTGCTGGACGCGGGCGCGGACAAGCCGCTGGACTTCCTGACGCCGGCGGACGAGCCCAACCCGGCGCTGGGCGTGCGGGGGCTGCGGACCTTGCTCGACCACCCGGAGGTGCTGCGCGCGCAGCTGACCGCGCTGGCGCGGGCCGCCGAGGGTCTGCCGGTCTACCTGGAGGTCATGGCGCCTATGGTGGCGGACCGTGCGGACGCCAAGGCGTTCGCCGACGCCTGCCGGGAGGCGGGGCTGCGGGCCAAGTTCGGCGCGATGGTGGAGATCCCGTCGGCGGCGCTGCGGGCGCGGTCCATCCTGCAGGAGGTCGAGTTCCTGTCGCTGGGCACGAACGACCTCGCGCAGTACACGTTCGCGGCCGACCGGCAGGTGGGTGCGGTGTCGCGGCTCCAGGACCCGTGGCAGCCCGCGCTGCTCGACCTGGTGGCGCTGGCCGCCGAGGCGGCCAAGGCCGAGGGCAAGAGCTGTGGTGTGTGCGGTGAGGCCGCGTCCGACCCGCTGCTGGCCTGTGTGCTGACGGGTCTGGGTGTCACCTCCCTGTCGATGGGTGCCGCGTCGATCCCCTACGTCCGGGCGACGCTGGCGAAGTACACGATGGCGCAGTGCGAGCGGGCCGCCGCCGCCGCGCGTGCGTCGGACAGCGCCGAGGAGGCGCGCGGCGCGGCGCAGGCGGTGCTCTCCGGCGAGTAG
- a CDS encoding acetoacetate--CoA ligase has product MSTANPQPLWQPAPERIAQARITAFQAWAAEHHGAPADGGYPALHRWSVEHLDTFWEAVTEWFDVRFSTPYARVLGDRSMPGAQWFPGATLNYAEHALRAAADRPDEPALLHVDETHEPTPVTWAELRRQVGSLAAELRALGVRPGDRVSGYLPNIPEAVVALLATAAVGAVWTSCAPDFGARSVLDRFQQVEPVVLFTVDGYRYGGKEHDRREIVAELRHELPTLRAVVHIPLLGTEAPQGTLEWSALTAADTEPVFEQVPFDHPLWVLYSSGTTGLPKAIVQSQGGILVEHLKQLGLHCDLGPGDRFFWYTSTGWMMWNFLVSGLLTGTTIVLYDGSPGYPDTGAQWRIAERTGATLYGTSAAYVMACRKAGVHPSRDFDLTRVRCVATTGSPLPPDGFRWLHDEVREDLWIASVSGGTDVCSCFAGAVPTLPVYTGELQAPGLGTDLQSWDPAGESLVDEVGELIVTNPMPSMPIRFWNDPDGSRYHDSYFDAYPGVWRHGDWITVTSRGSVIIHGRSDSTLNRQGVRMGSADIYEVVERLPEIRESLVIGIEQPDGGYWMPLFVHLAPGAVLDEALLNRVKQAIREQLSPRHVPDEIIEVPGVPHTLTGKRIEVPVKRLLQGTPLEKAVNPGSIDDLALLGFYEQLARKRA; this is encoded by the coding sequence ATGTCCACAGCGAACCCGCAGCCGCTCTGGCAGCCCGCCCCCGAGCGGATCGCCCAGGCACGCATCACCGCGTTCCAGGCATGGGCCGCCGAGCACCACGGCGCCCCGGCCGACGGAGGCTACCCCGCGCTGCACCGCTGGTCCGTCGAACACCTGGACACCTTCTGGGAAGCCGTCACCGAGTGGTTCGACGTACGCTTCTCCACCCCCTACGCGCGCGTACTCGGCGACCGCTCGATGCCCGGCGCCCAGTGGTTCCCCGGAGCCACCCTCAACTACGCCGAGCACGCCCTGCGCGCCGCCGCCGACCGGCCCGACGAGCCCGCCCTCCTGCACGTCGACGAGACCCACGAACCCACCCCGGTCACCTGGGCCGAACTGCGCCGCCAGGTCGGCTCCCTCGCCGCCGAACTCCGCGCCCTCGGCGTCCGCCCCGGCGACCGTGTCAGCGGCTACCTCCCCAACATCCCCGAGGCCGTCGTCGCCCTCCTCGCGACCGCCGCCGTCGGCGCCGTGTGGACCTCCTGCGCCCCCGACTTCGGCGCCCGCAGCGTCCTCGACCGCTTCCAGCAGGTCGAACCCGTCGTCCTGTTCACCGTCGACGGCTACCGCTACGGCGGCAAGGAGCACGACCGCAGGGAGATCGTCGCCGAACTCCGCCACGAGCTGCCCACCCTGCGCGCCGTGGTCCACATCCCGCTCCTCGGCACCGAGGCACCCCAGGGCACCCTGGAGTGGTCGGCACTCACCGCGGCCGACACCGAGCCCGTCTTCGAGCAGGTGCCGTTCGACCACCCCCTGTGGGTGCTCTACTCCTCCGGCACCACCGGCCTGCCCAAGGCCATCGTCCAGTCCCAGGGCGGCATCCTCGTCGAGCACCTCAAGCAGCTCGGCCTGCACTGCGACCTCGGCCCCGGCGACCGCTTCTTCTGGTACACCTCGACCGGCTGGATGATGTGGAACTTCCTCGTCTCCGGCCTGCTCACCGGCACCACGATCGTCCTGTACGACGGCAGCCCCGGCTACCCCGACACCGGCGCCCAGTGGCGGATCGCCGAACGCACCGGCGCCACCCTCTACGGCACCTCCGCCGCCTACGTCATGGCGTGCCGCAAGGCCGGCGTGCACCCCTCCCGCGACTTCGACCTCACCCGGGTGCGCTGCGTCGCCACCACCGGCTCCCCGCTGCCCCCCGACGGCTTCCGCTGGCTGCACGACGAGGTCCGCGAGGACCTGTGGATCGCCTCCGTCAGCGGCGGCACCGACGTCTGCTCCTGCTTCGCCGGGGCCGTGCCGACGCTGCCCGTGTACACCGGCGAACTCCAGGCCCCCGGGCTCGGCACCGACCTGCAGTCCTGGGACCCGGCCGGCGAGTCCCTCGTCGACGAGGTCGGCGAGCTGATCGTCACCAACCCCATGCCCTCGATGCCGATCCGTTTCTGGAACGACCCCGACGGCAGCCGCTACCACGACAGCTACTTCGACGCCTACCCGGGCGTCTGGCGCCACGGCGACTGGATCACCGTCACCTCCCGCGGCTCGGTGATCATCCACGGCCGCTCCGACTCCACCCTCAACCGGCAGGGCGTCCGCATGGGCTCCGCCGACATCTACGAAGTGGTCGAGCGGCTGCCCGAGATCAGGGAATCCCTCGTCATCGGCATCGAACAGCCCGACGGCGGCTACTGGATGCCCCTCTTCGTCCACCTCGCGCCCGGAGCCGTCCTCGACGAAGCACTCCTGAACCGCGTCAAGCAGGCCATCCGCGAACAGCTCTCACCGCGCCACGTGCCCGACGAGATCATCGAGGTCCCGGGCGTCCCGCACACCCTCACCGGCAAGCGCATCGAGGTCCCGGTCAAGCGACTCCTCCAGGGCACACCCCTGGAGAAGGCGGTCAACCCCGGATCCATCGACGACCTCGCCCTGCTGGGCTTCTACGAGCAACTCGCCCGCAAGCGCGCCTGA
- a CDS encoding NUDIX domain-containing protein: MSVTQHSTDNSVPDSHCSSCGAPYGEGVSGWPRTCPACGRAAYRNPLPVAVALQPVYDTKGTALVVITRTIGPARGGTALPGGYIDDREDWKHAVVRELKEETGIDAAARDVRLVDAMSSPDGHLLLFGLLPERPAETLPASGPTDETEGWHLLRRAEELAFPLHTLAVRAWFEGRYI, encoded by the coding sequence GTGTCCGTAACTCAGCACTCAACCGACAACTCCGTACCGGACTCGCACTGTTCGAGCTGCGGAGCGCCCTATGGGGAGGGCGTCTCCGGCTGGCCGCGCACCTGCCCGGCCTGCGGGAGGGCCGCCTACCGCAACCCGCTGCCGGTCGCGGTCGCGCTCCAGCCCGTGTACGACACCAAGGGCACGGCCCTGGTCGTCATCACCCGCACCATCGGCCCCGCGCGCGGCGGCACCGCACTGCCCGGCGGTTACATCGACGACCGCGAGGACTGGAAACACGCCGTCGTCCGGGAGCTCAAGGAGGAGACGGGCATCGACGCCGCCGCGCGCGACGTGCGCCTCGTGGACGCCATGAGCTCGCCCGACGGGCACCTGCTGCTGTTCGGACTGCTCCCGGAACGCCCCGCCGAGACCCTGCCGGCCTCCGGCCCCACCGACGAGACCGAGGGCTGGCACCTCCTGCGCCGAGCCGAGGAACTGGCCTTCCCCCTGCACACCCTTGCCGTCCGGGCCTGGTTCGAGGGCCGTTACATCTGA
- a CDS encoding lipid-transfer protein — MTADVAVLGVGMHPWGKWGRGFVEYGTAAARAALADAGLGWPDVGSVVGAGTVRGGYPGYVAGATFAKALGWQGARVASVYAACASGAQAIATARAQILAGLADVVLVVGADAAPKGFFRPAGGDRPDDPDWLRFRLLGATNPAYFGLYARRRMAVHGDTPEDFALVKVKNAASGALNPYARYRRRVTAEEVAASAVVSDPLRLLDICATSDGGAALVLSSLDFARRHGAARPARIRAVSTVTPRFPNTVLDLPDIATDSAVAVAPPDETFRASIARAAYEEAGIGPEDLSLAEVYDLSTALELQWYEDLGLCGAGGGAKLLREGATAPGGRIPVNSSGGLASFGEAVPAQAIAQVCELAWQLRGTAGDRQVAGARVGITANQGLFGHGSSVVVVR, encoded by the coding sequence ATGACGGCGGACGTGGCGGTGCTCGGCGTGGGCATGCACCCCTGGGGCAAGTGGGGGCGCGGCTTCGTCGAGTACGGCACGGCGGCGGCCCGCGCGGCCCTCGCGGACGCGGGGCTCGGCTGGCCGGACGTCGGCTCGGTGGTGGGCGCGGGCACCGTGCGCGGCGGATATCCGGGGTACGTGGCGGGGGCGACGTTCGCCAAGGCGCTCGGCTGGCAGGGGGCGCGGGTCGCCAGCGTGTACGCGGCGTGCGCCTCGGGGGCCCAGGCGATCGCGACCGCGCGGGCGCAGATCCTCGCCGGGCTGGCGGACGTCGTGCTCGTGGTGGGGGCGGACGCCGCGCCCAAGGGGTTCTTCCGGCCCGCCGGCGGGGACCGCCCCGACGATCCGGACTGGCTGCGCTTCCGGCTGCTGGGCGCGACGAACCCGGCCTACTTCGGGCTGTACGCGCGCCGGCGGATGGCGGTGCACGGGGACACGCCGGAGGACTTCGCGCTGGTCAAGGTGAAGAACGCCGCGTCGGGCGCGCTCAACCCCTACGCGCGCTACCGCCGCCGGGTCACCGCCGAGGAGGTCGCCGCCTCCGCGGTGGTGTCCGACCCGCTGCGGCTGCTCGACATCTGCGCCACCTCCGACGGCGGTGCCGCGCTGGTGCTGAGCAGCCTGGACTTCGCGCGGCGGCACGGTGCGGCGCGGCCGGCGCGGATCCGTGCGGTGTCGACGGTGACCCCGCGGTTCCCGAACACGGTGCTGGACCTGCCGGACATCGCCACCGACTCCGCGGTGGCGGTGGCGCCCCCGGACGAGACCTTCCGGGCGTCCATCGCACGTGCCGCCTACGAGGAGGCGGGTATCGGCCCGGAGGACCTGTCGCTGGCCGAGGTGTACGACCTGTCCACCGCGCTGGAGCTGCAGTGGTACGAGGATCTCGGGCTGTGCGGGGCGGGCGGGGGCGCGAAGCTGCTGCGGGAGGGCGCGACCGCTCCGGGCGGTCGTATACCCGTCAACTCCAGTGGGGGCCTCGCCTCTTTCGGTGAAGCGGTTCCGGCACAGGCGATCGCCCAGGTCTGCGAGCTGGCGTGGCAGCTCAGGGGGACCGCGGGTGACCGGCAGGTGGCCGGCGCGCGCGTGGGGATCACCGCCAACCAGGGACTGTTCGGGCACGGGTCGTCCGTGGTCGTGGTGCGTTGA
- a CDS encoding PTS sugar transporter subunit IIA, with the protein MTTVTSPLAGRAIGLAAVPDPVFSGAMVGPGTAIDPVREPSEAVAPVDGVIVSLHPHAFVVVDEHGHGVLTHLGIDTVQLNGEGFELLVNKGDTVTRGQSVVRWDPAAVEAAGKSPVCPVVALEATAESLAALRDSGDVKAGDSLFSWN; encoded by the coding sequence ATGACCACCGTGACGTCCCCGCTCGCCGGCCGTGCCATCGGACTGGCCGCCGTGCCGGATCCGGTCTTCTCCGGGGCCATGGTCGGCCCGGGCACCGCGATCGACCCGGTGCGTGAGCCCTCCGAGGCCGTCGCGCCCGTGGACGGGGTCATCGTCTCCCTCCACCCGCACGCGTTCGTCGTGGTCGACGAGCACGGGCACGGCGTGCTCACCCATCTCGGCATCGATACCGTTCAGCTCAACGGCGAGGGCTTCGAGCTGCTCGTCAACAAGGGCGACACCGTCACGCGCGGTCAGAGCGTCGTGCGCTGGGACCCCGCCGCGGTCGAGGCCGCCGGCAAGTCGCCGGTGTGCCCGGTCGTGGCGCTGGAGGCCACCGCCGAGTCCCTTGCCGCCCTCCGTGACAGCGGTGACGTGAAGGCCGGCGACAGCCTCTTCTCCTGGAACTGA
- a CDS encoding CDP-alcohol phosphatidyltransferase family protein: MEVQETRVQTDRVLTIPNILSMARLVGVPVFLWLILRPEFGGPQSDGWALLVLAFSGVSDYLDGKLARRWNQISSLGRLLDPAADRLYVLTTLLGLTWREILPVWLTALLLARELMLLVMVGILRRHGYPPPQVNFLGKAATFNLMYAFPLLLLSDGKGWIASLAAVFGWAFAGWGTTLYWWAGVLYVVQVRRLVRADAVTD; encoded by the coding sequence GTGGAGGTCCAGGAGACCCGCGTCCAGACGGACCGGGTGCTCACCATCCCCAACATCCTCAGCATGGCCCGGCTCGTCGGCGTACCGGTCTTCCTGTGGCTGATCCTCAGGCCCGAGTTCGGTGGCCCCCAGAGTGACGGCTGGGCCCTCCTGGTGCTCGCGTTCAGTGGGGTCAGCGACTATCTCGACGGCAAGCTCGCCCGGCGCTGGAACCAGATCAGCAGCCTGGGCCGGCTCCTCGACCCCGCGGCCGACCGGCTGTACGTCCTCACGACGCTGCTGGGCCTCACCTGGCGGGAGATCCTCCCGGTCTGGCTCACCGCCCTTCTGCTGGCGCGGGAGCTGATGCTGCTGGTGATGGTGGGGATCCTCAGGCGCCACGGCTATCCGCCGCCGCAGGTGAACTTCCTCGGGAAGGCCGCCACGTTCAACCTGATGTACGCCTTCCCGTTGCTGCTGCTCAGTGACGGAAAGGGGTGGATCGCGTCACTCGCCGCTGTTTTCGGATGGGCGTTCGCAGGGTGGGGTACAACCCTCTATTGGTGGGCAGGAGTGCTCTACGTGGTACAAGTCCGTCGCCTGGTTCGCGCGGACGCCGTGACCGATTGA